GAGCCCACAGGAGCCGAGCCAAAGGAGatcaccctgccaggctgcagggccaggctgcagcgGCACCAGCGTCCGTGCTGACGGATTCACCGCAGCAGCTGGGGCCCTCgtgcccatcctgctgctgctgcacatctggCTGGCTTGGCCAGTGGAGTGGAAAGCAAAGTGCAAACCTGCCAAGAGTGAAACAACCAAGGACAAAGCTCAGTTACTCACACTGTGAAGGTGTGGGCACGCTCCTATGCCCCCAGTAAAAACACTGccaaagcatttcattttccaCTGCCATGCACTGAccttgcagagctctgagctgatcCCACTCCAACACTCCACCTCCAGTGCACACAGTCAGCTctgactgcagggtgctgccatGTGGGCCATGCACACACAGGAGGGACGCctggcccccagcactgcccagcagacatgctcctgagctgccagggaCACGTACCAGTGACAGCCAGACAGAAATAAAGCACGTCAGAGCACCCCACCAGAAGATGGGAAAGACAACCCCTGACACTTGGTTGcctttttcacacacacaacaaACGAGCTGCTCCGAGAGCCCtgacaaaggctttgctctttGGCAGTGGCTGCTCAAGCCATGCAgatcaggctggaagtgacacgACTGTAACTTTTTTGGTAAAGCTTCATTTATGACAGAAAAGGGATCAGTGAGATCAGAGACGGCCCAGATGCTTtggcacctgggaaaaaaacaaccaaagccaaaccaaccaacccaacacaaACCCACCCTCAAATTAGtcctcagtgctgcagtccccagagGAGCGGTGGATCTGAAACGTTTGGCCCCACTGGAGCACGGAGAGGAGCAggtgctggtgacagctgcaCTCTCACAGCCATGCCCTCACCTCTGAGCCGAGGCTGTGCTTAGCTCCGATGggcagctgctgaaatgcaggcactgctgcgggGCCTGTGCCTCTCCGTGGCAGGGTTTCAGACCTGCTCGGGCCTGTGGGAAGAGTGAGATTTGTCTCAGGGCCACTGCTTTgcatttcctcccctctctcggCATGGCTCAGTTACTCCACTGGCATGACAAGTGCCAGGACAGCTGCCACATGGACGAAGCAgacaggaggaggctccacgcTGCTCTCCCTGTGTCTGGGAGGCAGACACCATTtgatcctcctgcagcagctccagcacgctGCGGagctctgaaagctgctctctagcaCTGTGACGAGCAGAgacagctgagctctccctgtgcaggcagacagacccccagctcccttcacaCCTCCCACAGATGCGCTCTACCAACCAACAccttcccaggggctgcagaacgcagctggatggaagatgcagcacaaaccttccagagctgctttctctaCTTTAACTGCACCAACGCTGCAGGAAGACTCCAGAtactcacagcagctgctctgaaaggTGTCTCAGATCCATCTCACCTGCTCAGCTCACCTCCCGAATCCTTGCAggcacccagggctgctcccaacccTTCCACACGCTGAGTCTTGGGCTCCCCGGGCcgcggctgcctgcagccaccacaggccattggagcagcactgcagtccaGGGACCTGTCCTCTGAGCGTGTgctgcaaggagaagcagcagctctgcagtgcttcggctggacagcagcacacactgactgcaccccagagcaaaccacacctaaagcacacacacacaagcagccttgcacagcaagcacagcctCCACCTTTGCATCTCGCCAGACCCACTCTAGGTGCCCACGGACCCCTTTACGAGGGTCCCTGACCCCTCTACATGGCCACAGGCCTCCTTTAGATACCCGCAGACCCCCTCCAGCTCACCCCTGACGCCTTTAGATGCCCCCAAAGGCCCTTTCGATACCCCCAGACCCCTGGAGCCGTGGCTGGGGGGGCCGAGCCAAAGGGGACACCGAAACCCAGAGTGAGAccccccagagcctgccagAGCGCAGAGGCTGAGCGCGTCCCGCCCAAACGccgctggccaatcagagcacggcctggctttcccgctctttcccctcacggcgccgggagggaggggggagggagacaaaACGGCCGCAGGGGGCTCCGTGGCGGCCCCCAgcgctcccagctcagctcccagcgcctccaggtatggatcccagtacctcccagtgctccaggacaacgcacagtgctcacaggatggctcccatgctctcctctgctcccaggcccaCACAGATACCGCCCGGACCGGCCCAGTCTCCCAAACCCTCCCAGTCGATCCCAGCCCCGTcccatcccttccagtcctcccaGTCGCTCCCAGATCCgatcccagtcccttctgttcctccccagtcccttccagtccctcccagtcgctcccagatccgatcccagtcccttctgttcctccccgtcccttccagcccccctcagtctctcccagatccgatcccagtcccttctgttcctccccgtcccttccagcccctctcagtctctcccagatccgatcccagtcccttctgttcctccccgtcccttccagcccctctcagtctctcccagatccgatcccagtacctcccagatCCACTCACAGTCAATTCCAGTCTCTTGcg
This genomic interval from Pogoniulus pusillus isolate bPogPus1 chromosome 1, bPogPus1.pri, whole genome shotgun sequence contains the following:
- the LOC135180221 gene encoding uncharacterized protein LOC135180221 — encoded protein: MRPALPPRYACGAGAVLRGLRGEGCGGSGVERQRGRAGPGRGGLCSAAHAQRTGPWTAVLLQWPVVAAGSRGPGSPRLSVWKGWEQPWVPARIREARAGLKPCHGEAQAPQQCLHFSSCPSELSTASAQSSGACLLGSAGGQASLLCVHGPHGSTLQSELTVCTGGGVLEWDQLRALQGLHFAFHSTGQASQMCSSSRMGTRAPAAAVNPSARTLVPLQPGPAAWQGDLLWLGSCGLQMLTEQLDEQKASRANGCGVLLSVPCCWEVLTG